A segment of the Nitrosopumilus sp. genome:
GCAGTGTCTTTGTTTAGCAGATATGCATCAGACATGCAACTAGATCAAAGCGTATTTGACTCATGCCTCACCAGTGGAAAATACATAGATGAAATTAAGAATGATCTCGATGATGGTAGAAAGTACGGAGTTTCAGGAACACCAGGATTCTTTGTAGGAAATGACGAAGTAGGCTATATAGAATTAAAGGGAGCACAACCATTTGAGAGTTTTAAAAAAGTGATCGATGTTCAACTCGACACATAGAAAAATAACAAGCGTTTATTAGACCAAAATCAATGCTAAGCATCAGAATAATAACGAGTAGGCAATAAGCTTTTTCGTTATTGCTAAAGAGAGAAAAACAAAATGACAAAATTTAAAGATTTAGGATTAAGCGACGACGTGCTGAAAGGAATTACTGAACAAGGTTTTGAAGAGGCATTTCCAATTCAAGAGGCAGCCATTCCAGTATTGCTTTCAGGAAGAGACGTCGTAGGACAAGCTCATACAGGTTCAGGAAAAACTGCAGCATTTGCATTGTCAATGTTGCAAGAAATTCAGCCTAAAAAAGGAATTCAAGGATTGGTCATGGCACCTACAAGAGAACTTGCAATGCAAATTGCGGATGAAATCAAAAAATTTGGAAGATACACGGGACTCAAAGTAGCAACAATTTACGGCGGTCAGGGAATGGGCATTCAGCTTGATACGCTTCACAGAGGAGTTGAAATTCTTGTGGCAACACCGGGAAGACTAATTGATCATCTCAAAAGAGGTTCAATAGAACTTCGAGACATCAGCCACATTGTTTTGGATGAAGCAGATACAATGTTGGATATGGGATTCATAGACGACATCCAGTTTATTCTAGATCTAGCTCCAGAAAACAGAGTAATGTCATTATTTTCTGCAACAATGCCAACCCAGATTCTAAGGTTGTCAGAAGACTACCTAAACAATCCAAAGCAATTCCTTTTGGATGCAGATGATCTTAGCGGAGAAGGCATTGATCAATCCTATCTTGTAATCAAAGACAGAGACAAATTCAAATATTTATTAGATTTTCTCAAGCCAGTACGAGGTCAGTGCATAGTGTTTTGTTCTACAAAATACAGAACCAGAGATGTTCAAAAATTCCTCCATCAAGAGAAATATGACGCAGTGGCAATCGAAGGCGACATGTCACAGCATAGAAGAGAACAATCCATGGCTAAATTTAGAAATGGAAAAGCAAACATCCTAGTTGCAACCGACATAGCATCCAGAGGAATAGATGTTCCAAGAGTGGAATTGGTAGTCAATTATGATGTTCCAAATGTAGAGATGGTTTATTTTCATAGAATTGGTAGAACCGCAAGAGCAGGTGCAAAAGGTAAAGCAGTTACATTCGTATCATATTCATCAGTGGGAGATTGGAACCTAATCAAACGTCAGATCAAGGTTCCACTCACAGACTTGAACCAGGAAATGGGAATTCAAATTTCAATTCCAGATCCACTAAAAAGACAAACATCATCCAGAAGATACGGAGGTCAATCTAGATCTGGAGGCTATTCTAGAGGCGGAGGTCGTTCCGGAGGATATGGAAGATCTGGAGGTGGCGGAGGATATGGAAGATCCAGAGATGACAGAGGAGGAAACAGAAAAAGTTCCAACGATAAAGAAGGCAGAAACAGCTACGGCGGACGTAGCAGATGGTAAAACTGTAAAACTTAAAGAGCATAACTTCGTTAATTATTCCAAGGTAAAACAATGCAAAAGGGGTTTATTCTATTAAATTGTGATTTAGGATCTGAAGAATACATTTTGGAGGAGTTAAAACGCATACAAGACATCAGTAACGCATATCTGACTTTTGGAGCGTATGATGTGATTGCAGAAATTCAAACAGAGGAACAGAAAGGATTTGAAAAGGTGATTGCGGCAGTTAGAAAACTATCCAGAGTAGTAAGCACAATGACATTAAACATTATAGATCCTGAATAATTGTTTCAAATAATGATTTCACAGTATTAATTTATCATCATAATTTATTTTTGTCATAAGGGTAAGCGACATCTATACGGTTCTTGAAGATTACAAGTACGAGAAGAAATACAAGATTAACGTTCAAACAAGGCATACTCAACATCATCATTGTCAAAAAAGGGAGACATGTTCGCCTCAAAAGAATCATCATAAAGGACAGATACCCAGATGAAACTAAACAACATCAAGACGCAAAGAGACAGGAAAACAACAGTGTTTAGAATTTTAAAAATTGGCAGAAACCGAGGGACTCTCAAAAGAGACGGACACTTAGAAGAGAATCACCCCATCCTTAACTAGAAATTCTATGCCGTTAAGAAAATCATCATCTGTTATCATACCATCAGTCCAGAGTTGAGCGTTGTTTTTTATCCAATCCGGGACTACAGGATCTGAATTAATTCCAACTGCTTCCTCAATAGTATATTCTGGAAAATTAGCATCAAACCAGTCTCGATAAATTTCATCATTATAATATCGATCTATGTAATGTTGTGCACCTTTTT
Coding sequences within it:
- a CDS encoding DEAD/DEAH box helicase, encoding MTKFKDLGLSDDVLKGITEQGFEEAFPIQEAAIPVLLSGRDVVGQAHTGSGKTAAFALSMLQEIQPKKGIQGLVMAPTRELAMQIADEIKKFGRYTGLKVATIYGGQGMGIQLDTLHRGVEILVATPGRLIDHLKRGSIELRDISHIVLDEADTMLDMGFIDDIQFILDLAPENRVMSLFSATMPTQILRLSEDYLNNPKQFLLDADDLSGEGIDQSYLVIKDRDKFKYLLDFLKPVRGQCIVFCSTKYRTRDVQKFLHQEKYDAVAIEGDMSQHRREQSMAKFRNGKANILVATDIASRGIDVPRVELVVNYDVPNVEMVYFHRIGRTARAGAKGKAVTFVSYSSVGDWNLIKRQIKVPLTDLNQEMGIQISIPDPLKRQTSSRRYGGQSRSGGYSRGGGRSGGYGRSGGGGGYGRSRDDRGGNRKSSNDKEGRNSYGGRSRW
- a CDS encoding Lrp/AsnC family transcriptional regulator, with the translated sequence MQKGFILLNCDLGSEEYILEELKRIQDISNAYLTFGAYDVIAEIQTEEQKGFEKVIAAVRKLSRVVSTMTLNIIDPE